The following coding sequences lie in one Megalodesulfovibrio gigas DSM 1382 = ATCC 19364 genomic window:
- a CDS encoding radical SAM protein encodes MSRRLPWPEGPSVRGGRGGKVWPVFLPYAGCVRRCLYCNQESQTGTPVRDLDAIFVAMQQAMRAAPPAAVWDSLALYGGSFTALPEVWIRRFLEAAAIWKAQGRIRQVRCSTRPDAVDAAGLARWKALGLDVVELGVQSFQDDALAASGRSYTGEVARRACGLVRAAGLGLGVQLMPGLPGQRPGEAGQDVAQALALHPEGIRLYPCLVLEGTGLAVRWRQGLHQPRSLEAMAWTLGRAVLRCWEAGVPVWRIGMLEQPGLAQHILAGPRHPALGTMARSRAIFLWMRRHIQRGRGAIRLILPRRVSGEIWGVAGELRPHYARLGVHHQNMSWHEEDIVQIMELTA; translated from the coding sequence ATGAGCCGCCGACTCCCCTGGCCTGAGGGGCCGTCCGTCCGCGGTGGCCGCGGCGGCAAGGTGTGGCCGGTGTTCCTGCCTTATGCCGGTTGTGTGCGGCGTTGTCTGTATTGCAATCAAGAAAGCCAAACGGGTACCCCCGTGCGTGACCTGGATGCCATTTTCGTGGCCATGCAGCAGGCCATGCGTGCCGCGCCGCCGGCTGCGGTCTGGGATTCGCTGGCGTTGTACGGCGGCAGCTTCACCGCGTTGCCCGAGGTCTGGATCCGGCGGTTTCTGGAGGCCGCCGCCATCTGGAAGGCGCAGGGCCGCATCCGTCAGGTGCGCTGTTCCACCCGGCCGGACGCCGTGGACGCGGCGGGGCTGGCCAGATGGAAGGCCCTGGGGCTGGACGTGGTGGAGTTGGGGGTGCAGTCCTTTCAGGATGATGCCCTGGCGGCGTCCGGGCGAAGCTATACGGGGGAGGTTGCCCGCCGGGCATGCGGGCTGGTGCGCGCGGCCGGCCTGGGGCTGGGGGTGCAGCTCATGCCCGGACTGCCAGGGCAGCGGCCCGGAGAGGCCGGCCAGGATGTGGCCCAGGCCCTCGCCTTGCACCCGGAGGGCATCCGGCTGTATCCATGCCTGGTGCTGGAGGGCACGGGCCTGGCGGTCCGGTGGCGGCAGGGGCTGCACCAGCCGCGATCCCTGGAGGCCATGGCCTGGACCCTGGGCCGCGCCGTGTTGCGCTGCTGGGAAGCCGGCGTGCCGGTCTGGCGCATCGGCATGCTGGAACAGCCCGGGCTGGCGCAGCACATCCTGGCCGGCCCCCGGCATCCTGCCCTGGGCACCATGGCCCGCAGCCGGGCCATTTTTTTGTGGATGCGCCGCCACATCCAGCGGGGGCGAGGGGCGATTCGCCTGATCCTGCCGCGGCGCGTGTCCGGCGAGATCTGGGGCGTGGCCGGGGAATTGCGGCCGCACTATGCGCGGCTGGGCGTGCACCATCAGAATATGTCGTGGCACGAGGAAGATATCGTGCAGATCATGGAGTTGACGGCGTGA
- a CDS encoding HIT family protein, which translates to MFDANCIFCKIIQGVIPCQAVLRTDSVLAFLDMNPVHPGHTLVVPTAHHVTLMDLPAALGGDLLDALSRVARGIVAATGAHGINLMQNNHPAAGQVVMHAHFHLIPRFDDDGLTLWPQRPYDSPDAMAAMAARINTAIAAA; encoded by the coding sequence ATGTTCGACGCCAATTGCATCTTCTGCAAGATCATTCAGGGAGTCATTCCCTGTCAAGCCGTGTTGCGCACAGACAGCGTGCTGGCGTTTCTGGACATGAATCCCGTGCATCCCGGCCACACGCTGGTGGTGCCCACGGCGCATCATGTCACGCTCATGGATCTGCCTGCCGCCCTGGGCGGCGATCTGCTGGACGCCCTTTCCCGCGTGGCCCGGGGAATTGTGGCGGCCACGGGCGCGCATGGGATCAACCTGATGCAAAACAACCACCCCGCTGCCGGCCAGGTGGTGATGCACGCCCATTTTCACCTGATTCCACGGTTTGACGATGATGGCCTGACTCTTTGGCCCCAACGTCCGTACGACAGCCCCGACGCCATGGCCGCCATGGCAGCACGTATCAACACAGCCATCGCGGCGGCCTAG
- a CDS encoding integration host factor subunit alpha — protein MSDKTLTKAEIVDAIYEKTNRNRAEVKNIVESLLKIMKQAIKKDHALLISGFGKFEAYDKQARKGRNPQTDETITLPPRKVVVFRLSRKFRAELNQQ, from the coding sequence ATGAGCGACAAGACATTGACCAAGGCAGAGATCGTTGACGCCATCTATGAAAAAACAAACCGCAACCGTGCGGAAGTAAAGAATATTGTTGAGTCGCTGCTCAAGATCATGAAGCAGGCCATCAAGAAGGATCATGCCCTGCTCATCAGCGGCTTCGGCAAGTTCGAGGCGTACGACAAGCAGGCGCGCAAGGGCCGCAACCCGCAGACCGACGAGACCATCACCCTGCCCCCGCGCAAGGTGGTCGTCTTCCGGCTCTCGCGCAAGTTCCGCGCCGAGCTCAATCAGCAATAA
- a CDS encoding septal ring lytic transglycosylase RlpA family protein — MPRFCLALTLALACLAAALTAGCGGGAATDKHLRGTYKPYTVRGKTYRPLLSADGFSEQGLASWYGPGFHGRRTACGEVYNQHEMTAAHKILPMQTMVEVENLDNGRKTVVRINDRGPFVSQRIIDLSHAAAKELGITGTGTARVRIAALGDVPNYRNGDFTGTFYVQVGAFTVQENAARLLGALKTEGRTGSRIVESDIGGRLFWRVQMGTWQSLSAAEDARRALTARFPGAFVIAD, encoded by the coding sequence ATGCCCCGGTTCTGCCTTGCCCTGACGCTTGCCCTTGCCTGCCTGGCTGCAGCCCTGACCGCGGGCTGCGGCGGGGGCGCGGCCACGGACAAGCACCTTCGCGGCACGTACAAGCCGTACACCGTCCGCGGCAAGACCTACCGGCCCCTGCTCTCGGCCGATGGCTTCTCCGAGCAGGGCTTGGCGTCCTGGTACGGGCCGGGCTTCCATGGCCGGCGCACGGCGTGCGGCGAGGTCTACAACCAGCACGAGATGACCGCCGCGCACAAGATTCTGCCCATGCAGACCATGGTGGAGGTGGAGAACCTGGACAACGGCCGCAAGACGGTGGTGCGCATCAACGACCGCGGTCCCTTCGTCTCCCAGCGCATCATCGACCTGTCGCACGCTGCGGCCAAGGAGTTGGGCATCACCGGCACGGGCACGGCCCGGGTGCGCATTGCGGCGCTGGGGGATGTGCCCAACTACCGCAATGGCGACTTTACGGGGACGTTCTATGTACAGGTGGGGGCATTCACCGTGCAGGAAAACGCGGCCCGTCTGCTGGGGGCGCTCAAAACAGAAGGCCGCACAGGCTCCCGGATCGTGGAGTCGGATATCGGCGGCCGGCTGTTCTGGCGGGTGCAGATGGGCACGTGGCAGAGCCTCTCGGCGGCGGAAGACGCTCGCCGGGCACTGACCGCCCGGTTTCCTGGGGCCTTCGTTATTGCTGATTGA
- a CDS encoding homocitrate synthase/isopropylmalate synthase family protein translates to MSRPPSLPETQQPAGEDVSLLPVGLPVYICDATFREGQQAGRSFTVAQMVRLYDLLHRLGGPDGVVRSSEFFCYTAKDRRAVDACRALGHAFPRITAWARATRQDLLAARELEMQEVSLLMSVSPQHMRHKFGWTDAEAMAQYLAVLDEALALGLTPRCHFEDVTRADVPGFCVPLARRIMDRARESGRDIIIRLCDTLGLAMPYAGAALPLGVAALVRAFVEQAGVPGACLEFHGHNDFHRAHANTVAAWLAGCAGASASLMGLGERAGTASVEGLAAEYRLLDPAHARVDLHVLGELAAALEHMGVSIPEQQPLLGGRAFAHVAGLHLDGLRKSPETYEAFDPGLVLGRQSRIIITDKSGRAGVAAWLERQCGRPEIDKDDPQVTALLDVIAQAYEQGRAAPFSDGELTALALVQRPPSPQASAWQLYEAAIRSMEQAMALVQACREPLLRAPFQQDRPVFHGLHLLHCTDSHGTWGSSRWGQCAADAALLARLPAGAPGVALPCLEQGRLGWAYALTLPDGGRLAAVWDLMTFWPREEPCPGSALP, encoded by the coding sequence ATGAGCCGTCCCCCCTCCCTGCCGGAGACGCAGCAGCCGGCAGGGGAGGATGTGTCCCTGCTGCCCGTCGGATTGCCCGTCTACATCTGCGACGCCACCTTCCGCGAAGGCCAGCAGGCCGGCCGCAGCTTTACCGTGGCGCAGATGGTGCGGCTGTACGATCTGTTGCACCGCCTGGGCGGGCCGGATGGCGTGGTCCGCTCCAGCGAATTTTTCTGCTACACCGCCAAGGACCGTCGCGCGGTGGATGCCTGCCGCGCCCTGGGCCATGCCTTCCCGCGCATCACCGCCTGGGCCCGGGCCACGCGCCAGGATCTGCTGGCCGCCAGGGAGCTGGAGATGCAGGAAGTCAGCCTGCTCATGAGCGTCTCCCCCCAGCACATGCGCCACAAATTCGGCTGGACCGATGCCGAGGCCATGGCGCAGTACCTGGCCGTGCTGGACGAGGCCCTCGCCCTGGGCCTGACCCCGCGCTGCCACTTTGAGGACGTGACCCGGGCCGACGTGCCCGGCTTCTGCGTCCCCCTGGCCCGGCGCATCATGGATCGGGCTCGCGAGAGTGGCCGGGACATCATCATCCGGCTGTGCGACACCCTGGGGCTGGCCATGCCCTATGCCGGCGCCGCACTGCCCCTGGGCGTGGCGGCCCTGGTGCGCGCCTTTGTGGAGCAGGCCGGCGTGCCCGGAGCCTGTCTGGAGTTTCACGGGCACAACGATTTCCATCGCGCTCATGCCAACACCGTGGCGGCCTGGCTGGCCGGCTGCGCCGGGGCCAGCGCCAGCCTCATGGGCCTGGGCGAACGGGCCGGCACGGCCAGTGTGGAAGGGCTTGCGGCGGAGTATCGTCTGCTGGATCCGGCCCATGCCCGCGTGGATCTGCACGTGCTGGGGGAACTGGCTGCCGCGCTGGAACATATGGGTGTCTCCATTCCGGAACAGCAGCCGCTGCTGGGCGGCCGGGCCTTCGCCCATGTGGCCGGCCTGCACCTGGACGGGCTGCGCAAGTCTCCGGAAACCTATGAAGCCTTCGATCCCGGGCTGGTGCTGGGCCGGCAGTCGCGCATCATCATCACGGACAAGTCCGGCCGGGCCGGCGTGGCGGCTTGGCTGGAACGGCAATGCGGCAGGCCCGAGATAGACAAGGATGACCCGCAGGTGACGGCGTTGCTGGACGTCATTGCCCAGGCCTACGAGCAGGGGAGGGCGGCGCCGTTTTCGGATGGCGAGCTGACGGCCCTGGCCCTGGTGCAGCGTCCGCCATCGCCGCAGGCATCGGCGTGGCAGCTGTATGAAGCAGCCATCCGCTCCATGGAGCAGGCCATGGCGCTGGTGCAGGCGTGTCGGGAACCATTGTTGCGCGCGCCGTTCCAGCAGGACCGGCCCGTGTTCCATGGGCTGCACCTGTTGCATTGCACAGACAGCCATGGCACATGGGGCAGCAGCCGCTGGGGACAGTGCGCTGCGGATGCCGCGCTGCTGGCCCGACTGCCCGCCGGTGCGCCGGGAGTGGCGTTGCCCTGCCTGGAGCAGGGCCGGCTGGGATGGGCCTATGCCCTGACCCTGCCCGACGGCGGCCGGCTGGCGGCTGTGTGGGATCTGATGACCTTCTGGCCGCGGGAGGAACCATGCCCCGGTTCTGCCTTGCCCTGA
- a CDS encoding PaaI family thioesterase yields MSAYLEAVVRPEQHVNPVLRHLGVVVSRLDREEAVLACAVTPSLTQGAGVLAGGIIATLLDEAMAHAILARLGEVRIATVELSVRYFSPVRSGDDVAARAWVYREGARLITVEAELMRNAETLAAKAVATFMRV; encoded by the coding sequence ATGTCTGCGTATCTGGAGGCAGTGGTCCGGCCGGAGCAGCACGTCAACCCCGTGCTGCGGCACCTGGGGGTGGTGGTCTCCAGGCTGGATCGCGAGGAAGCCGTGCTGGCCTGCGCAGTGACGCCGTCCCTGACCCAGGGTGCCGGCGTGCTGGCTGGCGGCATCATCGCCACCCTGCTGGACGAAGCCATGGCCCATGCCATCCTGGCCCGGCTGGGGGAGGTGCGCATCGCCACGGTGGAGCTGTCGGTGCGCTACTTCAGCCCTGTGCGCTCGGGGGACGATGTGGCCGCCCGCGCCTGGGTGTACCGCGAGGGCGCCAGGCTGATTACCGTGGAGGCGGAGTTGATGCGCAACGCCGAAACCCTGGCCGCCAAGGCGGTGGCCACGTTCATGCGGGTTTGA
- a CDS encoding tetratricopeptide repeat protein — MRPAGLEGRRATKRVLIVSANRAHVERDKAILRRLSLEVARTFASAVEAYNFLLSSPCDLLFCDHEVKSLDALHLVRTMKASPSLRRIPVVMVTLKNSRQDVLDAVAAGCAGYVLRPYSDEIFERHSQTALQLASFNAIEQRRLNDAKLMLETGDLDEAIEEFQELASKQGEAQRYYDLGCRHLSEERFGQAIVAFQQALRLNDLFVEAYEGMAEAYKRKGDINISQQFLKKAAAMYAEADRMEKVKEVFIDILKMDDRAPNPFNTLGVRLRKAGNIPGAIRAYKQALALTPKDEHIYYNLAKAFYFKEDLKLALEWVTRALRLNAAFPEAQQMYRRLKGEPWPTLPGKQAPRPVSELVTDDLQLKE; from the coding sequence ATGCGGCCTGCCGGGCTTGAGGGGCGACGCGCCACAAAACGAGTCCTCATCGTCAGCGCCAACCGTGCGCATGTGGAGCGGGACAAAGCCATCCTGCGCCGGCTTTCCCTGGAAGTGGCCCGCACCTTCGCCTCGGCGGTGGAGGCGTACAACTTTTTGCTCAGCAGCCCATGCGATCTCTTGTTCTGCGATCACGAAGTCAAGAGCCTCGATGCACTGCATTTGGTCCGGACCATGAAGGCCTCGCCCAGCCTGCGGCGCATCCCCGTGGTCATGGTCACACTGAAGAACTCGCGGCAGGACGTGCTGGACGCCGTGGCTGCCGGCTGCGCCGGCTACGTGCTGCGGCCGTATTCCGACGAGATCTTCGAGCGCCACAGCCAGACTGCGCTGCAACTGGCCAGCTTCAACGCCATTGAACAGCGCCGGCTCAACGATGCCAAGCTGATGCTGGAAACCGGCGACCTCGACGAAGCCATTGAGGAATTTCAGGAGCTGGCCAGCAAGCAGGGCGAGGCGCAGCGCTATTACGATCTGGGCTGCCGTCACCTGAGCGAAGAGCGCTTCGGGCAGGCCATCGTCGCCTTTCAGCAGGCCCTGCGCCTCAACGACCTGTTCGTGGAGGCCTACGAGGGCATGGCCGAGGCCTACAAGCGCAAGGGCGACATCAACATCAGCCAGCAATTTCTCAAGAAGGCGGCGGCGATGTATGCGGAAGCCGACCGCATGGAAAAGGTCAAGGAAGTCTTCATCGACATCCTGAAGATGGACGACCGCGCCCCCAATCCCTTCAATACCCTGGGCGTGCGGCTGCGCAAGGCCGGCAACATCCCCGGCGCCATCCGGGCCTACAAGCAGGCCCTGGCGCTGACCCCCAAGGACGAGCACATCTATTACAACCTGGCCAAGGCGTTCTACTTCAAGGAAGATCTCAAGCTGGCCCTGGAATGGGTCACCAGGGCGCTGCGGCTCAATGCGGCGTTCCCCGAAGCCCAGCAGATGTATCGCAGGCTCAAGGGCGAGCCATGGCCGACCCTCCCGGGCAAGCAGGCCCCGCGCCCGGTTTCGGAACTGGTCACCGACGATCTGCAACTCAAGGAATAA
- a CDS encoding molybdopterin biosynthesis protein → MAEPKRNIYLETIPVDAAVARAKAALDRGGVAGVQTIPSQDAAGRVLAAPVFARQSSPASHCAAMDGVAVQASATYAAREGQPVVLVKGQDWWPVNTGHPLPPHLPQLDAVIMIEQVQSLDDERIAIEAAAYPWQHVRRIGEDIVATELLFPRGKLLTPYDVGALLSAGIWDVDVVGRVHMQVIPTGDEILDFTTRPTPGPGQVVESNSMVLAALGRQAGCTVERRPPVADDPAALEAAVREALAAGAQVVVVCAGSSAGSKDFTRHVFERVGELLVHGIAAMPGKPTLLAAAAQGRALLMGAPGYPVSSVVAFEEVLAPVLAWLHHEPESVRPRIEAVLTRKSPSRLGIEEFLRCSVGTVRGRHVASPLGRGAGNITTLCRAQGVVRIPRDVEGLEQGGRVEVELLVPRSVLDQTVVAVGSHDNTLDLLADALMAKDPAFALASSHVGSMGGITALAAGACHMAGAHLFDPATNDFNFPFLAKHLPHVALRVVNLAIRHQGLMVAPGNPLGIAGVADLARPDVRFVNRQRGAGTRILLDHHLITAGVDPRAVNGYGKEEHTHMAVAANVASGAADCGLGIQAAAKALGLEFVPLALERYDLLIPEDLLETPHVQAVLACLDDAAFQARIQALGGYETTLCGRTMQPGQGLGEG, encoded by the coding sequence ATGGCCGAGCCGAAACGCAACATCTACCTGGAAACCATACCGGTGGACGCCGCTGTGGCCAGAGCCAAGGCCGCCCTGGATCGGGGCGGCGTGGCCGGCGTGCAGACCATCCCCAGCCAGGACGCTGCCGGCCGGGTGCTGGCCGCGCCGGTGTTTGCCCGGCAGTCCTCCCCTGCCTCCCATTGCGCCGCCATGGACGGCGTGGCCGTGCAGGCCTCGGCCACCTACGCCGCCCGCGAGGGGCAGCCTGTGGTGCTGGTCAAGGGGCAGGATTGGTGGCCGGTGAACACGGGCCACCCCCTGCCGCCGCACCTGCCGCAGCTGGATGCGGTGATTATGATCGAACAGGTGCAGTCCCTGGACGACGAACGCATCGCCATCGAGGCGGCGGCCTATCCCTGGCAGCACGTGCGGCGCATCGGCGAAGACATCGTCGCCACGGAACTGCTCTTCCCCCGCGGCAAGCTGTTGACGCCCTACGATGTGGGCGCGTTGTTGTCTGCCGGCATTTGGGATGTGGACGTGGTGGGCCGCGTGCACATGCAGGTGATCCCCACCGGCGACGAGATCCTGGACTTCACCACCCGGCCCACCCCCGGTCCCGGGCAGGTGGTGGAATCCAACTCCATGGTGCTGGCCGCCCTGGGCCGTCAGGCCGGCTGCACGGTGGAACGACGCCCCCCCGTGGCCGACGATCCCGCCGCCCTGGAAGCCGCCGTGCGCGAGGCCCTGGCGGCAGGCGCGCAGGTGGTGGTCGTTTGCGCCGGATCCTCGGCCGGCTCCAAGGACTTTACCCGCCATGTGTTCGAGCGGGTGGGCGAACTGCTGGTGCACGGCATTGCCGCCATGCCCGGCAAGCCGACCCTGCTGGCCGCGGCGGCCCAGGGGCGGGCGCTGCTCATGGGGGCGCCGGGGTATCCCGTCAGCTCGGTGGTGGCCTTCGAGGAAGTGTTGGCCCCGGTGCTGGCCTGGCTGCATCATGAACCCGAGTCGGTACGCCCGCGCATCGAGGCGGTGCTCACGCGCAAGTCGCCCTCCAGGCTGGGCATTGAGGAATTTCTGCGCTGCTCCGTGGGCACGGTGCGCGGTCGGCATGTGGCCTCCCCCTTGGGCCGCGGGGCCGGAAACATCACCACCCTGTGCCGGGCCCAGGGCGTGGTGCGCATCCCCCGCGATGTGGAGGGCCTGGAGCAGGGCGGCCGGGTGGAGGTGGAACTGCTGGTGCCCAGGAGCGTGCTGGATCAGACGGTGGTCGCCGTAGGCAGTCACGACAACACCCTGGATCTGCTGGCCGACGCCCTCATGGCCAAGGACCCTGCCTTCGCCCTGGCCTCCAGCCACGTGGGCAGCATGGGCGGCATCACGGCCTTGGCCGCCGGCGCCTGCCACATGGCCGGGGCGCATCTGTTCGATCCCGCCACTAATGACTTCAATTTCCCCTTCCTGGCCAAACACCTGCCCCACGTGGCGCTTCGGGTGGTCAATCTGGCCATCCGGCATCAGGGGCTGATGGTGGCCCCGGGCAACCCCCTGGGCATCGCCGGCGTGGCCGATCTGGCCCGGCCGGACGTGCGCTTCGTGAACCGCCAGCGCGGAGCCGGCACGCGCATCCTGCTGGATCATCATCTGATCACCGCAGGAGTGGATCCGCGCGCCGTCAACGGCTACGGCAAGGAGGAGCACACGCACATGGCCGTGGCGGCCAACGTGGCCTCGGGCGCAGCCGACTGCGGATTGGGCATCCAGGCCGCGGCCAAGGCTCTGGGGCTGGAGTTTGTGCCCCTGGCCCTGGAGCGCTACGACCTGCTCATCCCGGAAGATCTGCTGGAGACGCCACATGTGCAGGCCGTGCTGGCCTGCCTGGACGATGCCGCCTTCCAGGCGCGCATCCAGGCCCTGGGCGGCTACGAGACCACCCTGTGCGGCCGCACCATGCAACCCGGGCAGGGCCTGGGAGAGGGCTAA
- the rny gene encoding ribonuclease Y — protein MSFSSFMLMLLGVALGAVGANWVLQAMGNKKVSESKELANRIIEEARKEAQAHKKEVQLTAQDEILNLKKELDLDIKERERELKRRESKVLEKEERLEERSVKATQKESEVLALEKELTRKERHFVDREEQLQTLEAERTRRLEEISGLTVEEARQRIVTELEDRTRHEAAKMIRQIETEAKEVASRKAKEILATAVQRYSGDFVAENTVTAVTLPSEDMKGRIIGREGRNIRALEAATGVDLIIDDTPETVILSAYSPLRRQIAKMALERLISDGRIHPARIEDIVKKVEQEMDVKLREIGEQATFDAGVHGIHPEIVKLLGQLQYRTSFSQNVLQHSLEVCSLCGVMAAELGLDVKKAKRAGLLHDIGKAVDHEVEGPHAIIGADLAKKYNESKEIIHAIAAHHEDVPPKSITAVLVQAADSLSGARPGARKELLENYVKRLEDLENIATSFGGVSKAFAIQAGREIRVMVDSEQVDDDTTYLLCKDISHKIEENLTYPGQIRVTVIRERRAVGYAK, from the coding sequence ATGTCATTTTCATCTTTCATGCTGATGCTTCTGGGTGTTGCCCTGGGGGCGGTGGGCGCCAATTGGGTGCTGCAGGCCATGGGCAACAAGAAGGTCAGCGAATCCAAAGAGCTGGCAAATAGGATCATCGAGGAGGCGCGCAAGGAGGCTCAGGCCCACAAAAAGGAAGTGCAGCTCACGGCGCAGGATGAGATCCTCAATCTGAAAAAAGAGCTGGATCTGGATATCAAGGAGCGCGAACGCGAACTCAAGCGCCGCGAATCCAAGGTGCTGGAAAAGGAAGAGCGCCTGGAGGAGCGCAGCGTCAAGGCCACGCAGAAGGAAAGCGAGGTCCTGGCCCTGGAAAAGGAGCTCACCCGCAAGGAACGCCATTTTGTGGACCGCGAGGAGCAACTGCAGACGCTGGAGGCCGAGCGCACCCGGCGGCTGGAGGAGATTTCCGGCCTCACCGTGGAGGAAGCCCGCCAGCGCATCGTCACCGAACTGGAAGATCGCACCCGGCACGAAGCTGCCAAGATGATCCGCCAGATTGAAACCGAGGCCAAGGAAGTGGCGTCCCGCAAGGCCAAGGAAATCCTGGCCACGGCGGTACAGCGGTATTCCGGTGATTTTGTGGCGGAAAATACCGTCACCGCCGTCACCCTGCCCAGCGAAGACATGAAGGGCCGCATCATCGGCCGCGAGGGCCGCAACATCCGCGCCCTGGAAGCGGCCACCGGTGTGGATCTGATCATCGACGACACGCCCGAAACCGTCATCCTTTCCGCTTATTCCCCCTTGCGCCGACAGATCGCCAAGATGGCCCTGGAGCGGCTCATCAGCGACGGCCGCATCCATCCTGCCCGCATCGAAGACATCGTCAAGAAGGTGGAGCAGGAGATGGACGTCAAGCTGCGCGAGATCGGCGAGCAGGCCACCTTTGATGCCGGCGTGCATGGCATCCATCCGGAAATCGTCAAGCTGCTCGGGCAGTTGCAGTATCGCACCAGCTTCAGTCAGAATGTGCTGCAGCACTCCCTGGAAGTCTGCTCCCTGTGCGGCGTGATGGCTGCGGAACTGGGCCTTGATGTCAAGAAAGCCAAGCGGGCCGGGTTGTTGCACGATATCGGCAAGGCCGTGGACCATGAAGTCGAAGGCCCTCACGCCATCATCGGTGCGGACCTGGCCAAGAAATACAACGAATCCAAAGAGATCATTCACGCCATTGCCGCCCACCACGAAGACGTGCCGCCCAAGTCCATCACCGCAGTGCTGGTGCAGGCGGCAGACAGCCTCTCCGGCGCCCGGCCCGGTGCGCGCAAGGAGCTTCTGGAGAACTACGTCAAGCGGCTGGAAGATCTGGAAAACATCGCTACCAGCTTCGGCGGGGTGAGCAAGGCCTTTGCCATCCAGGCCGGCCGCGAGATTCGGGTGATGGTGGATTCCGAGCAGGTGGACGACGACACCACCTACCTGCTCTGCAAGGACATCTCCCACAAGATCGAGGAAAACCTTACCTATCCCGGCCAGATCCGCGTCACCGTCATCCGCGAGCGCCGGGCCGTGGGCTACGCCAAGTAA
- the zapA gene encoding cell division protein ZapA: MLLTMPSHSLQVLGMHLSFTAEADQHQVEKAKRLAEKRYQELETRGTQISRERLLVFLALGLADDLLQANQERAAMQERLHALLAKIDEE; this comes from the coding sequence ATGCTGCTGACCATGCCCAGCCATAGTCTGCAAGTGCTTGGGATGCATCTCTCTTTCACCGCGGAGGCGGATCAGCATCAGGTCGAGAAAGCAAAGCGACTGGCCGAGAAACGATATCAGGAATTGGAAACACGAGGGACGCAGATCAGCAGAGAACGATTGCTGGTCTTTCTGGCCTTGGGATTGGCGGACGATTTGCTCCAAGCCAATCAGGAGCGCGCGGCGATGCAGGAACGTCTCCATGCGCTTCTGGCGAAGATAGATGAGGAGTAA
- the zapB gene encoding cell division protein ZapB, with product MELIDQLEQKIDSLLASNEALRQENTQLLDALQHDMETYQAETARLTQELERERAARLAVAARIDGLLRKLEAGAGDAADHAQP from the coding sequence ATGGAACTCATTGACCAATTGGAACAAAAAATCGACTCGTTGCTCGCCTCCAACGAGGCCTTGCGCCAGGAAAACACCCAGCTTTTGGATGCGTTGCAGCATGATATGGAAACGTACCAAGCTGAAACCGCTCGTCTGACCCAGGAGCTGGAGCGCGAGCGCGCCGCCCGCCTGGCTGTAGCAGCACGCATTGACGGGCTGCTGCGCAAGCTGGAAGCTGGTGCCGGAGATGCTGCTGACCATGCCCAGCCATAG